A window of Cryptomeria japonica chromosome 3, Sugi_1.0, whole genome shotgun sequence contains these coding sequences:
- the LOC131033810 gene encoding peamaclein-like: MEMKKAIYLCLLLALLLALPLQTAATVGPAMAPPPKLTEKECKDKCNVRCEYARLKRCLKYCNDCCTKCNCVPSGHYGNKDECPCYRDRKNHRGKPKCP, encoded by the exons ATGGAGATGAAGAAAGCAATATACCTCTGCCTCTTGTTGGCTCTTCTTCTCGCTCTTCCATTACAA ACTGCAGCAACGGTTGGCCCAGCGATGGCCCCTCCACCAAAACTAACTGAAAAAG AGTGCAAGGATAAATGCAATGTCAGGTGCGAGTATGCTCGTCTAAAACGTTGCTTAAAGTACTGCAACGATTGCTGTACGAAGTGCAACTGTGTTCCAAGTGGGCATTATGGTAATAAGGATGAATGCCCATGTTACAGAGACAGGAAGAACCACAGAGGCAAACCCAAATGTCCATGA